A region of Streptomyces halobius DNA encodes the following proteins:
- a CDS encoding maleylpyruvate isomerase family mycothiol-dependent enzyme: MEITEFVETLRLDGALLANAAEEAGPDARIPACPEWQMRDLVTHIGRVHRWATEIVIEGVEQPRRFPDAPELTDEELVPWFRDGHHRLVVALHTAPQDLTAWAFLPAPSPLAFWARRQAHEASVHRVDAQQAAGASLTPLPSAFAADGIDELLTGFHARNKSRVRTDQPRTLRLRATDTPGADWTVYLSDAPPRTVRTAGPAAGTDLPEPGATADCTMEGPAEDVYLALWNRLPWDGVKISGDDTLVELWRERSGI; this comes from the coding sequence ATGGAGATCACTGAGTTCGTCGAAACGCTGCGACTGGACGGGGCGTTGCTCGCCAACGCCGCGGAAGAAGCCGGGCCCGATGCCCGGATTCCGGCCTGCCCGGAATGGCAGATGCGGGACCTCGTCACCCACATAGGGCGAGTCCACCGCTGGGCGACGGAGATTGTGATCGAGGGAGTCGAGCAGCCCCGCCGGTTCCCGGACGCTCCGGAGCTGACCGACGAGGAGCTGGTGCCCTGGTTCCGGGACGGCCACCACCGCCTCGTGGTGGCGCTGCACACCGCCCCGCAGGACCTCACCGCCTGGGCGTTCCTCCCCGCGCCCTCCCCGCTGGCTTTCTGGGCGCGCCGCCAGGCCCATGAGGCGTCGGTGCACCGCGTGGACGCACAGCAGGCCGCCGGCGCCTCGCTCACGCCCCTGCCGTCCGCATTCGCCGCCGACGGAATCGACGAACTCCTGACGGGCTTCCACGCCCGGAACAAGAGTCGCGTCCGTACGGACCAGCCTCGGACTCTACGGCTGCGCGCGACGGATACGCCCGGCGCGGACTGGACCGTGTATCTCTCCGACGCACCGCCGCGCACCGTCCGTACGGCCGGTCCAGCGGCCGGCACCGACCTGCCGGAGCCCGGAGCAACGGCGGACTGCACGATGGAAGGCCCGGCCGAGGACGTGTATCTCGCGCTGTGGAACCGCCTGCCCTGGGACGGAGTGAAGATCAGCGGCGATGACACGCTGGTTGAGCTGTGGCGGGAGCGATCAGGGATCTGA
- a CDS encoding response regulator transcription factor — MIQVLLADDQLLVRAGFKVLLDAQPDIEVVGEAADGQEALAAVRAHRPDVVLMDIRMPVMDGLVATRRITEDPRLSGVKVVMLTTFELDEYVFEAIRSGASGFLVKDTEPEELLRAVRAVVGGDALLSPGVTRRLIAEFAARSKEPAAADALSELTEREREVMALVGIGLSNEEIARRLVVSPLTAKTHVSRTMVKLGARDRAQLVVLAYESGLVRPGWLG, encoded by the coding sequence GTGATCCAAGTACTGCTCGCCGACGACCAGCTGCTGGTCCGGGCCGGGTTCAAGGTGCTGCTGGACGCTCAGCCCGACATCGAGGTGGTCGGCGAGGCAGCCGACGGGCAGGAGGCGCTGGCCGCGGTCCGTGCGCACCGTCCGGACGTCGTCCTGATGGACATCCGGATGCCGGTGATGGACGGTCTGGTCGCCACCCGACGGATCACCGAGGACCCGCGGCTGTCCGGCGTCAAGGTCGTCATGCTGACCACCTTCGAACTGGACGAGTATGTCTTCGAGGCGATCCGTTCCGGCGCCTCGGGGTTCCTCGTCAAGGACACCGAACCGGAGGAGCTGCTGCGGGCCGTGCGTGCGGTCGTCGGCGGCGACGCGCTGCTGTCGCCCGGTGTCACCCGTCGGCTGATCGCGGAGTTCGCGGCCCGCTCGAAGGAACCGGCCGCGGCCGACGCGCTGTCCGAACTGACCGAGCGGGAGCGCGAGGTGATGGCGCTGGTCGGCATCGGGCTCTCCAACGAGGAGATCGCCCGCCGGCTGGTCGTCAGCCCGCTGACCGCCAAGACGCATGTCAGCCGGACGATGGTGAAACTGGGCGCCCGCGACCGCGCGCAACTGGTCGTGCTGGCCTACGAGTCGGGGTTGGTACGGCCGGGCTGGCTGGGCTGA
- a CDS encoding dipeptidase, which translates to MSDSPLARTVAALQPRARTELAELVAFKSVADPEQFPKSECEAAARWVVDALEAEGFQDVALLDTPDGTQSVYGFLSGPEGAPTVLLYAHYDVQPPLDEAAWVSPPFELTERDGRWYGRGAADCKGGLIMHLTALRALKEHGGVPVNVKVIVEGSEEQGTGGLERYAEAHPELLAADAIVIGDAGNFRVGLPTVTATLRGMTLVRVQVDTLAGNLHSGQFGGAAPDALAALIRILDSLRAEDGSTSVNGLAADATWEGLQYPEEDFRKDAKVLDGVGLLGGGSIADRLWARPAVTVLGIDCPPVVGATPSVHAGARALVSLRVPPGEDAVEATKLLAAHLESAAPWGARVSVEQVGQGQPFRADTDSPAYASMAAALREAYDGVEMQTAGMGGSIPLCNTLAGLYPDAEILLIGLSEPEAQIHAVNESVSPEELERLSLTESLFLQRYALRSA; encoded by the coding sequence ATGTCTGACAGCCCGCTCGCGCGCACCGTCGCCGCTCTGCAGCCCCGCGCCAGGACCGAGCTCGCCGAGCTGGTGGCCTTCAAGTCGGTCGCGGACCCGGAGCAGTTCCCCAAGAGCGAGTGCGAGGCGGCCGCCCGTTGGGTCGTCGACGCGCTGGAGGCGGAGGGCTTTCAGGACGTCGCACTGCTGGACACCCCGGACGGCACCCAGTCCGTGTACGGCTTTCTGTCCGGCCCGGAGGGCGCGCCGACGGTTCTGCTGTACGCGCACTACGACGTACAGCCGCCGTTGGACGAGGCCGCCTGGGTCTCGCCGCCGTTCGAGCTGACGGAGCGCGACGGCCGCTGGTACGGCCGCGGGGCCGCCGACTGCAAGGGCGGTCTGATCATGCATCTGACGGCGCTGCGCGCACTGAAGGAGCACGGCGGCGTCCCGGTCAACGTCAAGGTGATAGTGGAGGGTTCGGAGGAACAGGGCACCGGCGGCCTGGAGCGGTACGCCGAGGCGCACCCCGAGCTGCTGGCCGCCGACGCGATCGTCATCGGCGACGCCGGCAACTTCCGGGTCGGACTGCCGACGGTGACCGCGACGCTGCGCGGGATGACGCTGGTGCGGGTGCAGGTGGACACGCTGGCGGGCAATCTGCACTCCGGGCAGTTCGGTGGCGCGGCACCCGACGCGCTGGCTGCGCTGATCCGGATCCTGGACTCGCTGCGCGCCGAGGACGGTTCGACGAGCGTGAACGGGCTGGCCGCGGACGCTACCTGGGAGGGCCTGCAGTACCCGGAGGAGGACTTCCGCAAGGATGCCAAGGTCCTGGACGGCGTCGGGCTGCTCGGCGGCGGTTCGATCGCGGACCGGCTCTGGGCGCGTCCGGCCGTCACCGTGCTCGGCATCGACTGCCCGCCGGTGGTCGGCGCCACCCCGTCCGTGCACGCGGGCGCGCGGGCGCTGGTCAGCCTGCGGGTGCCGCCGGGCGAGGACGCCGTCGAGGCGACGAAACTGCTGGCCGCCCATCTGGAGAGCGCCGCTCCCTGGGGCGCGCGGGTCTCGGTCGAACAGGTCGGCCAGGGGCAGCCGTTCCGTGCGGACACCGACAGCCCTGCGTATGCGTCGATGGCGGCCGCGCTGCGTGAGGCGTACGACGGCGTGGAGATGCAGACGGCCGGCATGGGCGGCTCGATCCCGCTGTGCAACACACTGGCCGGGCTCTACCCGGACGCGGAGATCCTGCTGATCGGGCTCAGCGAGCCGGAAGCCCAGATCCACGCGGTCAACGAGAGCGTCTCACCGGAGGAGCTGGAGCGGCTGTCGCTTACGGAGTCGCTGTTCCTCCAGCGGTATGCGCTGCGCTCGGCCTGA
- a CDS encoding geranylgeranyl reductase family protein: MSSERAAEDNEQAADDRRRVWDVVVVGAGPAGASAAQAAASTGRRVLLLEKAELPRYKTCGGGIIGPSRDALPPGFELPLRDRVHAVTFSLNGRLTRTRRSKNMLFGLISRPEFDAGLVESAKDAGATVRTGVTVSRVEQHGAEVPDRRTVAVVLGDGEVVLARAVVGADGSAGRIGAHVGVKLDQVDLGLEAEIPVPATVAEDWAGRVLIDWGPLPGSYGWVFPKGDTLTVGVISGRGEGAATKRYLDAFIGRLGLAGFEPSISSGHLTRCRSDDSPLSRGRVLVCGDAAGLLEPWTREGISFALRSGRLAGEWAVRVAEAHDAVDARRQALNYAFAIKAGLGVEMGVGRRMLSVFSRRPGLMHAAVTGFRPAWHAFAKITRGTTTLGELVRTHAVARRALEAFDRAGGAGARG, from the coding sequence GTGAGCAGCGAGCGGGCAGCCGAGGACAACGAGCAGGCAGCCGACGACCGCCGGCGGGTGTGGGACGTCGTGGTGGTGGGCGCGGGGCCCGCCGGCGCCTCCGCCGCCCAGGCCGCGGCGAGTACGGGGCGCCGGGTGCTGCTTCTGGAGAAAGCGGAACTGCCGCGGTACAAGACCTGCGGCGGCGGCATCATCGGCCCCTCACGGGACGCGCTGCCGCCCGGCTTCGAACTGCCGCTGCGTGACCGCGTCCATGCCGTGACGTTCTCGCTGAACGGCCGGCTGACCCGCACCCGCCGTTCCAAGAACATGCTCTTCGGGCTGATCAGCCGGCCCGAGTTCGACGCCGGGCTCGTCGAGTCGGCGAAGGACGCGGGCGCGACGGTCCGTACGGGCGTCACGGTCTCGCGGGTGGAGCAGCACGGCGCCGAGGTCCCGGACCGGCGGACCGTCGCCGTGGTGCTGGGCGACGGCGAAGTGGTGCTGGCGCGCGCCGTGGTGGGCGCGGACGGCAGCGCCGGCCGGATAGGCGCACATGTGGGAGTCAAGCTCGACCAGGTCGACCTCGGCCTGGAGGCGGAGATCCCGGTGCCCGCGACGGTCGCGGAGGACTGGGCGGGCCGGGTGCTCATCGACTGGGGTCCACTGCCCGGCAGCTACGGCTGGGTCTTCCCCAAGGGCGACACCCTCACCGTCGGTGTCATCTCCGGACGCGGCGAGGGCGCGGCGACCAAGCGCTATCTGGACGCCTTCATCGGGCGGCTGGGCCTTGCGGGCTTTGAACCGAGCATCTCCTCGGGGCATCTGACGCGCTGCCGCTCCGATGACTCCCCGCTGTCGCGTGGCCGGGTGCTGGTGTGCGGCGACGCGGCGGGGCTGCTGGAGCCCTGGACGCGGGAGGGCATCTCGTTCGCGCTGCGTTCCGGACGGCTCGCGGGGGAGTGGGCGGTCCGCGTCGCGGAGGCGCATGACGCGGTGGACGCGCGCCGCCAGGCCCTGAACTACGCCTTCGCCATCAAGGCGGGCCTCGGTGTGGAGATGGGTGTGGGGCGGCGGATGCTGAGTGTCTTCTCCCGGCGGCCCGGTCTGATGCACGCCGCGGTCACGGGCTTCCGGCCCGCCTGGCACGCTTTCGCGAAGATCACCCGGGGTACGACGACGCTGGGCGAGCTGGTGCGTACGCATGCCGTGGCGCGGCGGGCGCTGGAGGCGTTCGACCGGGCGGGAGGGGCCGGGGCGCGGGGGTGA
- a CDS encoding DUF6332 family protein, translating into MSPTRTQDERDAITIEIVFALVSAVFMGVIVFLGLGSPVLWAELPRAAWEGPWLTASGCLGLAVFVVRVWWVLRRHRRPGLPGRQPSQPGRTNPDS; encoded by the coding sequence ATGTCACCCACACGTACTCAGGACGAGCGGGACGCCATCACGATCGAGATCGTGTTCGCTCTGGTCAGCGCCGTGTTCATGGGCGTCATCGTGTTCCTCGGTCTGGGCAGCCCGGTGCTGTGGGCGGAGTTGCCGCGGGCGGCCTGGGAAGGCCCCTGGCTGACGGCGAGCGGCTGCCTCGGGCTGGCGGTGTTCGTCGTCCGGGTGTGGTGGGTGCTGCGGCGGCATCGCCGGCCGGGCCTGCCGGGGCGTCAGCCCAGCCAGCCCGGCCGTACCAACCCCGACTCGTAG
- a CDS encoding ROK family protein, with the protein MTQTRTTRLERGRGALGPALELVHTGRAPTRAVLTSELGVTRATAGAVAAELEALGLITVDSRPTASAGSQGRPSHRLFVDENGPVVLAAQIHADGFRVALVGLGGRIAATATGRGTISADPAHVLADAVAAGSALLRQTGRRCLGAGLAVPSAVAEPDGEALNPLHLAWPSGAPVRAIFQEALAEAGIPGVTGTIGFTGNDVNLMALAEHRHGAGRGARDLLCVASGHRGVGGALVLDGRLHSGSSGLALEVGHLAVNPEGAPCHCGSRGCLDVEADPLAFLGAAGREPGPEVSLLQQAADLLRNEYADPGVRAAADLLIDRLGLGIAGLVNILNPDRIILGGLHRALLEADPERLRAVVAERSLWGRSGGVPILPCSLDHNSLVGAAELAWQPVLDDPLLVVER; encoded by the coding sequence GTGACCCAGACTCGGACAACCAGGCTGGAGCGGGGCCGTGGCGCCCTCGGACCCGCACTGGAGCTCGTACACACCGGACGCGCGCCCACCCGCGCCGTCCTCACCTCGGAACTCGGCGTGACCCGCGCGACCGCCGGGGCGGTGGCCGCCGAGCTCGAAGCGCTCGGACTGATCACCGTCGACTCCCGGCCGACCGCCTCCGCCGGCTCCCAAGGGCGCCCCTCCCACCGGCTGTTCGTCGACGAGAACGGCCCCGTCGTGCTCGCCGCACAGATCCACGCAGACGGGTTCCGCGTCGCCCTGGTCGGCCTCGGCGGCCGCATCGCGGCGACCGCGACCGGCCGCGGCACCATCTCCGCCGACCCGGCGCACGTCCTCGCCGACGCCGTCGCCGCCGGCTCGGCCCTGCTGCGCCAGACCGGCCGGCGCTGCCTCGGCGCCGGCCTCGCGGTACCCTCCGCCGTCGCCGAACCGGACGGCGAGGCCCTCAACCCGCTGCACCTCGCCTGGCCTTCGGGCGCCCCGGTACGCGCGATCTTCCAGGAGGCACTCGCCGAGGCCGGGATCCCCGGGGTGACCGGGACGATCGGCTTCACCGGCAACGATGTCAACCTCATGGCGCTCGCCGAACACCGGCACGGCGCCGGCCGGGGCGCCCGCGACCTGCTGTGTGTGGCTTCCGGTCACCGCGGCGTCGGCGGGGCGCTGGTGCTCGACGGCCGCTTGCACAGCGGCAGTTCGGGCCTGGCCCTGGAGGTCGGCCATCTCGCGGTCAACCCCGAGGGCGCGCCCTGCCACTGCGGCAGCCGCGGCTGCCTGGACGTCGAGGCGGACCCGCTCGCCTTCCTCGGCGCCGCGGGGCGGGAACCGGGCCCCGAGGTCTCACTGCTCCAGCAGGCCGCCGACCTGCTCCGGAACGAGTACGCCGACCCGGGGGTACGCGCCGCCGCCGACCTCCTCATCGACCGGCTCGGGCTCGGCATCGCGGGTCTCGTCAACATCCTCAACCCTGACCGCATCATCCTCGGCGGCCTGCACCGCGCCCTCCTGGAGGCCGACCCGGAGCGGCTGCGGGCGGTGGTCGCGGAGCGCAGCCTGTGGGGGCGCAGCGGTGGGGTGCCGATCCTGCCGTGCAGCCTCGACCACAACAGCCTGGTCGGCGCTGCGGAGCTGGCCTGGCAGCCGGTGCTGGACGATCCGCTTCTCGTCGTCGAGCGGTAG
- a CDS encoding PPOX class F420-dependent oxidoreductase, whose protein sequence is MIPDAIARSPYVSLVTYRRNGTPVATPVWAVAEEDELLVWTRDDSWKVKRLRSDTRVTVTPCDVRGRIAEGARTVEGTARFLEGAAGLGRVRKAMAGKYGLRFRLMDTGGALLRRGRRPHVGISVTL, encoded by the coding sequence ATGATTCCCGACGCGATCGCCCGCAGCCCGTACGTCAGCCTGGTCACCTACCGTAGGAACGGCACCCCGGTGGCCACCCCCGTATGGGCGGTGGCCGAAGAGGACGAGCTGTTGGTGTGGACGCGGGACGACAGCTGGAAGGTGAAGCGGCTGCGCAGCGACACGCGGGTGACAGTCACCCCGTGCGATGTGCGCGGCCGGATCGCAGAGGGCGCGCGGACCGTCGAGGGCACCGCCCGGTTCCTGGAGGGCGCCGCCGGGCTCGGCCGCGTCCGTAAGGCGATGGCCGGCAAATACGGGCTGCGGTTCCGGCTGATGGACACGGGAGGCGCGCTGCTGCGCCGGGGGCGGCGGCCGCATGTGGGGATCTCCGTGACTTTGTGA
- a CDS encoding IS110 family RNA-guided transposase: MNVYCGIDWAERHHDVTLVDEAGTQLAKRRITDDAAGYRMLLELLAEYGDTPEDPIPVAIETSHGLLVATLRTGTRRIYAVNPLSATRYRDRHSVSRKKSDPGDALILANILRTDMDAHRPLPADSDLARAITVLARAQQDAVWNRQQLVNQVRSLLRTYFPAALDAFMGKQYGLARPEARAVLTAAPTPARAAKLSIAQLQAALRRAGRSRGIEAEARRLREIFRGDYARQPQAVEDAMGHQLAALVVQLDAACRATDELAEAVEESFLQHPDADVLLSFPGLGVQLGARVLAETGDDRDRFTDARALKAYAGSAPITRASGKKKFVGRRHIKNDRLITAGFLWAFSALRSSPGADAHYRRRRAAGDWHAQAQRHLFNRLLGQLHHCLQTRQLFDEHHAFTSFPADLAVAA; encoded by the coding sequence TTGAACGTGTACTGCGGGATCGACTGGGCCGAACGACACCATGACGTCACCCTGGTCGACGAGGCCGGCACACAGCTCGCCAAGCGGCGGATCACCGACGACGCCGCCGGCTACCGGATGCTGCTGGAACTGCTCGCCGAGTACGGCGACACCCCCGAGGACCCGATACCGGTGGCCATCGAGACCAGCCATGGCCTGCTCGTGGCCACCCTGCGCACCGGAACCCGCCGGATCTACGCGGTCAACCCGCTGTCCGCCACCCGCTACCGCGACAGGCACAGCGTCTCGCGCAAGAAGTCCGACCCCGGCGACGCCCTGATCCTGGCGAACATCCTGCGCACGGACATGGACGCCCACCGGCCGCTGCCCGCTGACAGCGACCTGGCCCGCGCGATCACCGTGCTCGCCCGCGCTCAGCAGGACGCCGTCTGGAACCGCCAGCAGCTGGTCAACCAGGTCCGCTCGCTGCTGCGGACCTACTTCCCGGCTGCCCTGGACGCCTTCATGGGCAAGCAGTACGGCCTCGCCCGCCCAGAAGCCCGCGCCGTCCTGACCGCGGCCCCGACCCCGGCCCGCGCGGCGAAGCTGTCGATCGCGCAGCTGCAGGCCGCACTCCGCCGCGCGGGCCGCAGCCGGGGTATCGAGGCCGAGGCACGGCGCCTGCGGGAGATATTCCGCGGCGACTACGCCCGCCAGCCACAGGCCGTCGAAGACGCGATGGGACACCAACTCGCCGCCCTCGTCGTCCAGCTGGACGCCGCTTGCCGGGCTACGGACGAGTTGGCCGAGGCGGTGGAGGAGTCTTTTCTCCAGCACCCGGACGCTGACGTGCTGCTCAGCTTCCCCGGCCTCGGCGTCCAACTCGGCGCCCGGGTGCTCGCCGAGACCGGAGACGACCGCGACCGCTTCACCGACGCCCGCGCCTTGAAGGCATACGCCGGATCAGCCCCCATCACCCGAGCCTCGGGCAAGAAGAAGTTCGTCGGACGGCGGCACATCAAGAACGACCGCCTGATCACGGCGGGATTCCTGTGGGCCTTCTCCGCGCTGCGGAGTTCGCCCGGCGCCGACGCGCACTACCGCCGCCGACGTGCGGCGGGAGACTGGCATGCCCAGGCCCAGCGGCATCTGTTCAACCGGCTGCTCGGCCAGCTCCACCACTGCCTGCAGACCCGGCAGCTCTTTGACGAGCATCACGCGTTCACCTCCTTCCCAGCGGACCTGGCCGTCGCGGCTTGA
- a CDS encoding sensor histidine kinase encodes MDNARPPWARRCLGPVWARGLSPAGEEPKSWAGTRLPWLSTLAVTAFVMAGSHFAGRGQLDRVPLDSFARALLFIGAALLLFRHRYPRTVAIGTAASAAVYFAAGYPYGPIFLTIALGTFAAIVAGYRTVAWCAIGGLWASHILVAHWLYRWLPPYKSAPWGQELFIPALVVAVVAVSELARVRREQLAKVRAERAAAEQRRADEERLRIARELHDVLAHSISVINVQAGVGLALLDSDPGQARTALTTIKAASKEALGEVRQVLDTLRTRGDAPRSPAPGLERLTELTEQAGGAGLAVEVATKGAHTTLPPGADLAAFRIVQEALTNIVRHSGSRTARVLLRYTPAELEIRIDDDGPSTSDTGELTGGGNGLVGMRERAAALGGTVEAGPREDGGFRVLGRIPLAGAEDNGRAAGAGTVTPAATEEES; translated from the coding sequence ATGGACAACGCACGGCCGCCGTGGGCGCGGCGCTGCCTCGGTCCGGTCTGGGCGCGGGGGCTGTCGCCCGCCGGTGAGGAACCGAAGAGCTGGGCGGGCACCCGGCTGCCCTGGCTCTCGACACTCGCGGTGACGGCCTTCGTCATGGCCGGCTCCCACTTCGCCGGACGAGGCCAGCTGGACCGCGTCCCGCTCGATTCCTTCGCGCGGGCCCTGCTGTTCATCGGCGCGGCCCTGCTGCTCTTCCGGCACCGCTACCCGCGGACCGTCGCCATCGGCACCGCCGCCTCCGCCGCCGTCTATTTCGCGGCCGGCTATCCGTACGGGCCGATTTTCCTCACCATCGCGCTCGGCACCTTCGCGGCGATCGTCGCCGGGTACCGCACGGTCGCCTGGTGTGCGATCGGCGGGCTGTGGGCCAGTCATATCCTCGTCGCCCACTGGCTCTACCGCTGGCTGCCGCCGTACAAGAGCGCCCCCTGGGGGCAGGAGCTGTTCATCCCCGCCCTGGTGGTGGCCGTGGTGGCCGTCTCGGAGCTGGCGCGGGTGCGTCGCGAGCAGCTCGCCAAGGTCCGCGCCGAACGGGCCGCCGCCGAACAGCGCAGGGCCGACGAGGAGCGGCTGCGGATCGCCCGTGAACTGCACGATGTCCTCGCGCACAGCATCTCCGTCATCAACGTCCAGGCGGGCGTGGGCCTGGCCCTGCTGGACAGCGACCCCGGGCAGGCGCGTACCGCGCTGACGACCATCAAGGCCGCGAGCAAGGAAGCGCTCGGCGAGGTCCGGCAGGTCCTCGACACACTGCGCACGCGCGGCGACGCCCCGCGCTCCCCGGCCCCCGGCCTGGAACGGCTGACCGAACTCACCGAGCAGGCCGGGGGAGCGGGCCTCGCGGTGGAGGTCGCCACCAAGGGCGCCCACACCACCCTGCCGCCCGGCGCCGACCTCGCCGCCTTCCGGATCGTCCAGGAAGCGCTCACCAACATCGTCCGGCACTCCGGCTCGCGCACCGCACGCGTCCTTCTGCGCTACACGCCCGCGGAGCTGGAGATCCGGATCGACGACGACGGGCCGTCGACCTCTGACACGGGGGAGCTGACCGGCGGCGGCAACGGACTGGTGGGGATGCGGGAGCGGGCCGCCGCGCTCGGGGGCACCGTCGAGGCGGGCCCGCGCGAGGACGGCGGCTTCCGGGTCCTGGGGCGTATCCCGCTGGCCGGGGCGGAGGACAACGGACGGGCCGCCGGTGCCGGTACGGTGACCCCGGCCGCCACCGAGGAGGAGTCGTGA